From the genome of Chlorocebus sabaeus isolate Y175 chromosome 2, mChlSab1.0.hap1, whole genome shotgun sequence, one region includes:
- the VPS16 gene encoding vacuolar protein sorting-associated protein 16 homolog isoform X3, with the protein MDCYTANWNPLGDSAFYRKYELYSMDWDLKEELRDCLVAAAPYGGPIALLRNPWRKEKAASVRPVLDIYSASGMPLASLLWKSGPVVSLGWSAEEELLCVQEDGAVLVYGLHGDFRRHFSMGNEVLQNRVLDARIFHTEFGSGVAILTGAHRFTLSANVGDLKLRRMPEVPGLQSAPSCWTTLCQDRVAHILLAVGPDLYLLDHAACSSVTPPGLAPGVSSFLQMAVSFTYRHLALFTDTGYIWMGTASLKEKLCEFNCNIRAPPKQMVCTHEFLHEVPAASEEIFKIASMAPGALLLEAQKEYEKESQKADEYLREIQELGQLTQAVQQCIEAAGHEHQPDMQKSLLRAASFGKCFLDRFPPDSFVHMCQDLRVLNAVRDYHIGIPLTYSQYKQLTIQVLLDRLVLRRLYPLAIQICEYLRLPEVQGVSRILAHWACYKVQQKDVSDEDVARAINQKLGDTPGVSYSDIAARAYGCGRTELAIKLLEYEPRSGEQVPLLLKMKRSKLALSKAIESGDTDLVFTVLLHLKNELNRGDFFMTLRNQPMALSLYRQFCKHQELETLKDLYNQDDNHQELGSFHIRASYAAEERIEGRVAALQTAADAFYKAKNEFAAKATEDQMRLLRLQRRLEDELGGEFLDLSLHDTVTTLILGGHNKRAEQLARDFRIPDKRLWWLKLTALADLEDWEELEKFSKSKKSPIGYLPFVEICMKQHNKYEAKKYASRVGPEQKVKALLLVGDVAQAADVAIEHRSEAELSLVLSHCTGATDGATADKIQRARAQAQKNV; encoded by the exons GAAATATGAGCTGTACAGCATGGACTGGGACCTGAAGGAGGAACTCAGAGATTGCCTGGTGGCTGCTGCACCCTATGGGGGCCCCATTG CACTGCTGAGGAACCCCTGGCGGAAGGAGAAAGCTGCCAGTGTGAGGCCAGTGCTCGATATATACTCTGCTTCCGGCATGCCCCTGGCCAGCCTGCTG TGGAAGAGTGGACCCGTGGTGTCCCTGGGCTGGTCAGCTGAGGAGGAGCTGCTCTGTGTGCAGGAAGATGGTGCGGTACTGGTTTATGGGCTTCATGGTGACTTCCGGAGACACTTCAGCATGGGCAAT GAAGTGCTCCAGAACCGGGTTCTGGATGCCCGGATCTTTCACACTGAGTTTGGTTCTGGAGTGGCCATCCTCACAGGGGCCCACCGCTTCACCCTCAGTGCCAATGTGGGTGACCTCAAACTCCGCCGGATGCCAGAGGTGCCAG GTCTGCAAAGTGCACCCTCCTGCTGGACTACGCTGTGCCAGGACCGAGTGGCACACATTCTTCTGGCTGTGGGGCCCGATCTTTATCTCTTGGACCATGCAGCCTGCTCCTCAGTG ACGCCCCCTGGCCTGGCCCCAGGAGTAAGCAGCTTCCTACAGATGGCTGTCTCCTTCACCTACCGACACCTGGCACTCTTCACAGACACAGGCTACATCTGGATGGGAACAGCATCACTCAAG GAGAAGCTATGTGAGTTCAACTGCAACATCCGGGCACCTCCAAAGCAGATGGTCTG CACCCACGAGTTCCTGCATGAGGTTCCAG CGGCCAGCGAGGAGATCTTCAAAATTGCCTCAATGGCCCCCGGGGCGCTGCTCCTGGAGGCTCAGAAGGAGTATGAG AAAGAGAGCCAGAAGGCGGACGAGTACCTGCGGGAGATCCAGGAGCTGGGCCAGCTGACCCAGGCTGTGCAGCAGTGCATTGAGGCCGCAGGACATGAGCACCAGCCAGACATGCAGAAGAGTCTGCTCAGG GCTGCCTCCTTCGGAAAGTGTTTCCTGGACAGATTTCCACCCGACAGCTTCGTGCACATGTGTCAGGACCTGCGTGTGCTCAATGCTGTTCGGGACTATCACATTGGGATCCCGCTCACCTATAGCCA ATACAAGCAGCTCACCATCCAGGTGCTACTGGACAG GCTTGTGTTGCGGAGACTTTACCCCCTGGCCATCCAGATATGCGAGTACTTGCGCCTTCCTGAAGTACAGGGCGTCAGCAGGATCCTGGCCCACTGGGCCTGCTACAAG GTTCAACAGAAGGATGTCTCAGATGAGGATGTGGCTCGAGCCATTAACCAGAAGCTGGGGGACACGCCTGGTGTCTCTTACTCCGACATTGCTGCACGAGCCTATGGCTGTGGCCGCACAGAGCTGGCCATCAAG CTGCTGGAGTATGAGCCACGCTCAGGGGAGCAGGTACCCCTTCTCCTAAAGATGAAGAGGAGCAAACTGGCACTAAGCAAGGCCATTGAGAGCGGGGACACTGATCTGG TTTTCACGGTGTTGCTGCACCTGAAGAATGAGCTAAACCGAGGAGATTTTTTCATGACCCTTCGAAATCAGCCCATGGCCCTGAGTTTGTACCGACAG TTCTGTAAGCATCAGGAGCTAGAGACGCTGAAGGACCTTTACAATCAGGATGACAATCACCAGGAATTGGGCAGCTTCCACATCCGAGCCAGCTATGCTGCAGAAGAG CGTATTGAGGGGCGAGTAGCAGCTCTGCAAACAGCCGCCGATGCTTTCTACAAGGCCAAGAATGAGTTTGCAGCCAAG GCTACAGAGGATCAAATGCGACTCCTACGGCTGCAGCGGCGCCTAGAAGATGAGCTGGGGGGCGAGTTCCTAGACCTGTCTCTACATGACACGGTTACCACCCTCATTCTTGGCGGTCACAACAAGCGTGCAGAGCAGCTGGCACGTGATTTCCGCATCCCTGACAAGAG GCTCTGGTGGCTGAAGCTGACTGCCCTGGCAGATTTGGAAGACTGGGAAGAGCTAGAGAAGTTTTCCAAGAGCAAGAAATCACCCATTGGCTACCTG CCTTTTGTGGAGATCTGCATGAAACAACACAACAAATACGAAGCCAAGAAGTATGCTTCCCGTGTGGGTCCCGAGCAGAAGGTCAAGGCTTTGCTTCTTGTTGG CGATGTGGCTCAGGCTGCAGATGTGGCCATCGAACACCGGAGTGAGGCTGAGCTGAGCCTCGTATTATCCCACTGCACGGGAGCCACAGATGGGGCCACAGCTGACAAGATTCAACGGGCCAGGGCACAAGCCCAGAAGAA TGTCTGA
- the VPS16 gene encoding vacuolar protein sorting-associated protein 16 homolog isoform X1, giving the protein MDCYTANWNPLGDSAFYRKYELYSMDWDLKEELRDCLVAAAPYGGPIALLRNPWRKEKAASVRPVLDIYSASGMPLASLLWKSGPVVSLGWSAEEELLCVQEDGAVLVYGLHGDFRRHFSMGNEVLQNRVLDARIFHTEFGSGVAILTGAHRFTLSANVGDLKLRRMPEVPGLQSAPSCWTTLCQDRVAHILLAVGPDLYLLDHAACSSVTPPGLAPGVSSFLQMAVSFTYRHLALFTDTGYIWMGTASLKEKLCEFNCNIRAPPKQMVWCSRPRSKERAVVVAWERRLMVVGDAPESIQFVLDEDSYLVPELDGVRIFSRSTHEFLHEVPAASEEIFKIASMAPGALLLEAQKEYEKESQKADEYLREIQELGQLTQAVQQCIEAAGHEHQPDMQKSLLRAASFGKCFLDRFPPDSFVHMCQDLRVLNAVRDYHIGIPLTYSQYKQLTIQVLLDRLVLRRLYPLAIQICEYLRLPEVQGVSRILAHWACYKVQQKDVSDEDVARAINQKLGDTPGVSYSDIAARAYGCGRTELAIKLLEYEPRSGEQVPLLLKMKRSKLALSKAIESGDTDLVFTVLLHLKNELNRGDFFMTLRNQPMALSLYRQFCKHQELETLKDLYNQDDNHQELGSFHIRASYAAEERIEGRVAALQTAADAFYKAKNEFAAKATEDQMRLLRLQRRLEDELGGEFLDLSLHDTVTTLILGGHNKRAEQLARDFRIPDKRLWWLKLTALADLEDWEELEKFSKSKKSPIGYLPFVEICMKQHNKYEAKKYASRVGPEQKVKALLLVGDVAQAADVAIEHRSEAELSLVLSHCTGATDGATADKIQRARAQAQKNV; this is encoded by the exons GAAATATGAGCTGTACAGCATGGACTGGGACCTGAAGGAGGAACTCAGAGATTGCCTGGTGGCTGCTGCACCCTATGGGGGCCCCATTG CACTGCTGAGGAACCCCTGGCGGAAGGAGAAAGCTGCCAGTGTGAGGCCAGTGCTCGATATATACTCTGCTTCCGGCATGCCCCTGGCCAGCCTGCTG TGGAAGAGTGGACCCGTGGTGTCCCTGGGCTGGTCAGCTGAGGAGGAGCTGCTCTGTGTGCAGGAAGATGGTGCGGTACTGGTTTATGGGCTTCATGGTGACTTCCGGAGACACTTCAGCATGGGCAAT GAAGTGCTCCAGAACCGGGTTCTGGATGCCCGGATCTTTCACACTGAGTTTGGTTCTGGAGTGGCCATCCTCACAGGGGCCCACCGCTTCACCCTCAGTGCCAATGTGGGTGACCTCAAACTCCGCCGGATGCCAGAGGTGCCAG GTCTGCAAAGTGCACCCTCCTGCTGGACTACGCTGTGCCAGGACCGAGTGGCACACATTCTTCTGGCTGTGGGGCCCGATCTTTATCTCTTGGACCATGCAGCCTGCTCCTCAGTG ACGCCCCCTGGCCTGGCCCCAGGAGTAAGCAGCTTCCTACAGATGGCTGTCTCCTTCACCTACCGACACCTGGCACTCTTCACAGACACAGGCTACATCTGGATGGGAACAGCATCACTCAAG GAGAAGCTATGTGAGTTCAACTGCAACATCCGGGCACCTCCAAAGCAGATGGTCTG GTGCAGCCGTCCTCGTAGCAAGGAGAGGGCCGTGGTGGTGGCCTGGGAAAGGCGGCTGATGGTGGTGGGTGATGCACCCGAGAGCATCCA GTTTGTGCTGGACGAGGACTCCTACCTGGTGCCTGAGCTTGATGGGGTCCGCATCTTCTCCCGCAGCACCCACGAGTTCCTGCATGAGGTTCCAG CGGCCAGCGAGGAGATCTTCAAAATTGCCTCAATGGCCCCCGGGGCGCTGCTCCTGGAGGCTCAGAAGGAGTATGAG AAAGAGAGCCAGAAGGCGGACGAGTACCTGCGGGAGATCCAGGAGCTGGGCCAGCTGACCCAGGCTGTGCAGCAGTGCATTGAGGCCGCAGGACATGAGCACCAGCCAGACATGCAGAAGAGTCTGCTCAGG GCTGCCTCCTTCGGAAAGTGTTTCCTGGACAGATTTCCACCCGACAGCTTCGTGCACATGTGTCAGGACCTGCGTGTGCTCAATGCTGTTCGGGACTATCACATTGGGATCCCGCTCACCTATAGCCA ATACAAGCAGCTCACCATCCAGGTGCTACTGGACAG GCTTGTGTTGCGGAGACTTTACCCCCTGGCCATCCAGATATGCGAGTACTTGCGCCTTCCTGAAGTACAGGGCGTCAGCAGGATCCTGGCCCACTGGGCCTGCTACAAG GTTCAACAGAAGGATGTCTCAGATGAGGATGTGGCTCGAGCCATTAACCAGAAGCTGGGGGACACGCCTGGTGTCTCTTACTCCGACATTGCTGCACGAGCCTATGGCTGTGGCCGCACAGAGCTGGCCATCAAG CTGCTGGAGTATGAGCCACGCTCAGGGGAGCAGGTACCCCTTCTCCTAAAGATGAAGAGGAGCAAACTGGCACTAAGCAAGGCCATTGAGAGCGGGGACACTGATCTGG TTTTCACGGTGTTGCTGCACCTGAAGAATGAGCTAAACCGAGGAGATTTTTTCATGACCCTTCGAAATCAGCCCATGGCCCTGAGTTTGTACCGACAG TTCTGTAAGCATCAGGAGCTAGAGACGCTGAAGGACCTTTACAATCAGGATGACAATCACCAGGAATTGGGCAGCTTCCACATCCGAGCCAGCTATGCTGCAGAAGAG CGTATTGAGGGGCGAGTAGCAGCTCTGCAAACAGCCGCCGATGCTTTCTACAAGGCCAAGAATGAGTTTGCAGCCAAG GCTACAGAGGATCAAATGCGACTCCTACGGCTGCAGCGGCGCCTAGAAGATGAGCTGGGGGGCGAGTTCCTAGACCTGTCTCTACATGACACGGTTACCACCCTCATTCTTGGCGGTCACAACAAGCGTGCAGAGCAGCTGGCACGTGATTTCCGCATCCCTGACAAGAG GCTCTGGTGGCTGAAGCTGACTGCCCTGGCAGATTTGGAAGACTGGGAAGAGCTAGAGAAGTTTTCCAAGAGCAAGAAATCACCCATTGGCTACCTG CCTTTTGTGGAGATCTGCATGAAACAACACAACAAATACGAAGCCAAGAAGTATGCTTCCCGTGTGGGTCCCGAGCAGAAGGTCAAGGCTTTGCTTCTTGTTGG CGATGTGGCTCAGGCTGCAGATGTGGCCATCGAACACCGGAGTGAGGCTGAGCTGAGCCTCGTATTATCCCACTGCACGGGAGCCACAGATGGGGCCACAGCTGACAAGATTCAACGGGCCAGGGCACAAGCCCAGAAGAA TGTCTGA
- the VPS16 gene encoding vacuolar protein sorting-associated protein 16 homolog isoform X2 — translation MDCYTANWNPLGDSAFYRKYELYSMDWDLKEELRDCLVAAAPYGGPIALLRNPWRKEKAASVRPVLDIYSASGMPLASLLWKSGPVVSLGWSAEEELLCVQEDGAVLVYGLHGDFRRHFSMGNEVLQNRVLDARIFHTEFGSGVAILTGAHRFTLSANVGDLKLRRMPEVPGLQSAPSCWTTLCQDRVAHILLAVGPDLYLLDHAACSSVTPPGLAPGVSSFLQMAVSFTYRHLALFTDTGYIWMGTASLKEKLCEFNCNIRAPPKQMVWCSRPRSKERAVVVAWERRLMVVGDAPESIQFVLDEDSYLVPELDGVRIFSRSTHEFLHEVPAASEEIFKIASMAPGALLLEAQKEYEKESQKADEYLREIQELGQLTQAVQQCIEAAGHEHQPDMQKSLLRAASFGKCFLDRFPPDSFVHMCQDLRVLNAVRDYHIGIPLTYSQYKQLTIQVLLDRLVLRRLYPLAIQICEYLRLPEVQGVSRILAHWACYKVQQKDVSDEDVARAINQKLGDTPGVSYSDIAARAYGCGRTELAIKLLEYEPRSGEQVPLLLKMKRSKLALSKAIESGDTDLVFTVLLHLKNELNRGDFFMTLRNQPMALSLYRQFCKHQELETLKDLYNQDDNHQELGSFHIRASYAAEERIEGRVAALQTAADAFYKAKNEFAAKATEDQMRLLRLQRRLEDELGGEFLDLSLHDTVTTLILGGHNKRAEQLARDFRIPDKRLWWLKLTALADLEDWEELEKFSKSKKSPIGYLPFVEICMKQHNKYEAKKYASRVGPEQKVKALLLVGDVAQAADVAIEHRSEAELSLVLSHCTGATDGATADKIQRARAQAQKK, via the exons GAAATATGAGCTGTACAGCATGGACTGGGACCTGAAGGAGGAACTCAGAGATTGCCTGGTGGCTGCTGCACCCTATGGGGGCCCCATTG CACTGCTGAGGAACCCCTGGCGGAAGGAGAAAGCTGCCAGTGTGAGGCCAGTGCTCGATATATACTCTGCTTCCGGCATGCCCCTGGCCAGCCTGCTG TGGAAGAGTGGACCCGTGGTGTCCCTGGGCTGGTCAGCTGAGGAGGAGCTGCTCTGTGTGCAGGAAGATGGTGCGGTACTGGTTTATGGGCTTCATGGTGACTTCCGGAGACACTTCAGCATGGGCAAT GAAGTGCTCCAGAACCGGGTTCTGGATGCCCGGATCTTTCACACTGAGTTTGGTTCTGGAGTGGCCATCCTCACAGGGGCCCACCGCTTCACCCTCAGTGCCAATGTGGGTGACCTCAAACTCCGCCGGATGCCAGAGGTGCCAG GTCTGCAAAGTGCACCCTCCTGCTGGACTACGCTGTGCCAGGACCGAGTGGCACACATTCTTCTGGCTGTGGGGCCCGATCTTTATCTCTTGGACCATGCAGCCTGCTCCTCAGTG ACGCCCCCTGGCCTGGCCCCAGGAGTAAGCAGCTTCCTACAGATGGCTGTCTCCTTCACCTACCGACACCTGGCACTCTTCACAGACACAGGCTACATCTGGATGGGAACAGCATCACTCAAG GAGAAGCTATGTGAGTTCAACTGCAACATCCGGGCACCTCCAAAGCAGATGGTCTG GTGCAGCCGTCCTCGTAGCAAGGAGAGGGCCGTGGTGGTGGCCTGGGAAAGGCGGCTGATGGTGGTGGGTGATGCACCCGAGAGCATCCA GTTTGTGCTGGACGAGGACTCCTACCTGGTGCCTGAGCTTGATGGGGTCCGCATCTTCTCCCGCAGCACCCACGAGTTCCTGCATGAGGTTCCAG CGGCCAGCGAGGAGATCTTCAAAATTGCCTCAATGGCCCCCGGGGCGCTGCTCCTGGAGGCTCAGAAGGAGTATGAG AAAGAGAGCCAGAAGGCGGACGAGTACCTGCGGGAGATCCAGGAGCTGGGCCAGCTGACCCAGGCTGTGCAGCAGTGCATTGAGGCCGCAGGACATGAGCACCAGCCAGACATGCAGAAGAGTCTGCTCAGG GCTGCCTCCTTCGGAAAGTGTTTCCTGGACAGATTTCCACCCGACAGCTTCGTGCACATGTGTCAGGACCTGCGTGTGCTCAATGCTGTTCGGGACTATCACATTGGGATCCCGCTCACCTATAGCCA ATACAAGCAGCTCACCATCCAGGTGCTACTGGACAG GCTTGTGTTGCGGAGACTTTACCCCCTGGCCATCCAGATATGCGAGTACTTGCGCCTTCCTGAAGTACAGGGCGTCAGCAGGATCCTGGCCCACTGGGCCTGCTACAAG GTTCAACAGAAGGATGTCTCAGATGAGGATGTGGCTCGAGCCATTAACCAGAAGCTGGGGGACACGCCTGGTGTCTCTTACTCCGACATTGCTGCACGAGCCTATGGCTGTGGCCGCACAGAGCTGGCCATCAAG CTGCTGGAGTATGAGCCACGCTCAGGGGAGCAGGTACCCCTTCTCCTAAAGATGAAGAGGAGCAAACTGGCACTAAGCAAGGCCATTGAGAGCGGGGACACTGATCTGG TTTTCACGGTGTTGCTGCACCTGAAGAATGAGCTAAACCGAGGAGATTTTTTCATGACCCTTCGAAATCAGCCCATGGCCCTGAGTTTGTACCGACAG TTCTGTAAGCATCAGGAGCTAGAGACGCTGAAGGACCTTTACAATCAGGATGACAATCACCAGGAATTGGGCAGCTTCCACATCCGAGCCAGCTATGCTGCAGAAGAG CGTATTGAGGGGCGAGTAGCAGCTCTGCAAACAGCCGCCGATGCTTTCTACAAGGCCAAGAATGAGTTTGCAGCCAAG GCTACAGAGGATCAAATGCGACTCCTACGGCTGCAGCGGCGCCTAGAAGATGAGCTGGGGGGCGAGTTCCTAGACCTGTCTCTACATGACACGGTTACCACCCTCATTCTTGGCGGTCACAACAAGCGTGCAGAGCAGCTGGCACGTGATTTCCGCATCCCTGACAAGAG GCTCTGGTGGCTGAAGCTGACTGCCCTGGCAGATTTGGAAGACTGGGAAGAGCTAGAGAAGTTTTCCAAGAGCAAGAAATCACCCATTGGCTACCTG CCTTTTGTGGAGATCTGCATGAAACAACACAACAAATACGAAGCCAAGAAGTATGCTTCCCGTGTGGGTCCCGAGCAGAAGGTCAAGGCTTTGCTTCTTGTTGG CGATGTGGCTCAGGCTGCAGATGTGGCCATCGAACACCGGAGTGAGGCTGAGCTGAGCCTCGTATTATCCCACTGCACGGGAGCCACAGATGGGGCCACAGCTGACAAGATTCAACGGGCCAGGGCACAAGCCCAGAAGAAGTGA
- the VPS16 gene encoding vacuolar protein sorting-associated protein 16 homolog isoform X4 — protein MDCYTANWNPLGDSAFYRKYELYSMDWDLKEELRDCLVAAAPYGGPIALLRNPWRKEKAASVRPVLDIYSASGMPLASLLWKSGPVVSLGWSAEEELLCVQEDGAVLVYGLHGDFRRHFSMGNEVLQNRVLDARIFHTEFGSGVAILTGAHRFTLSANVGDLKLRRMPEVPGLQSAPSCWTTLCQDRVAHILLAVGPDLYLLDHAACSSVTPPGLAPGVSSFLQMAVSFTYRHLALFTDTGYIWMGTASLKEKLCEFNCNIRAPPKQMVCTHEFLHEVPAASEEIFKIASMAPGALLLEAQKEYEKESQKADEYLREIQELGQLTQAVQQCIEAAGHEHQPDMQKSLLRAASFGKCFLDRFPPDSFVHMCQDLRVLNAVRDYHIGIPLTYSQYKQLTIQVLLDRLVLRRLYPLAIQICEYLRLPEVQGVSRILAHWACYKVQQKDVSDEDVARAINQKLGDTPGVSYSDIAARAYGCGRTELAIKLLEYEPRSGEQVPLLLKMKRSKLALSKAIESGDTDLVFTVLLHLKNELNRGDFFMTLRNQPMALSLYRQFCKHQELETLKDLYNQDDNHQELGSFHIRASYAAEERIEGRVAALQTAADAFYKAKNEFAAKATEDQMRLLRLQRRLEDELGGEFLDLSLHDTVTTLILGGHNKRAEQLARDFRIPDKRLWWLKLTALADLEDWEELEKFSKSKKSPIGYLPFVEICMKQHNKYEAKKYASRVGPEQKVKALLLVGDVAQAADVAIEHRSEAELSLVLSHCTGATDGATADKIQRARAQAQKK, from the exons GAAATATGAGCTGTACAGCATGGACTGGGACCTGAAGGAGGAACTCAGAGATTGCCTGGTGGCTGCTGCACCCTATGGGGGCCCCATTG CACTGCTGAGGAACCCCTGGCGGAAGGAGAAAGCTGCCAGTGTGAGGCCAGTGCTCGATATATACTCTGCTTCCGGCATGCCCCTGGCCAGCCTGCTG TGGAAGAGTGGACCCGTGGTGTCCCTGGGCTGGTCAGCTGAGGAGGAGCTGCTCTGTGTGCAGGAAGATGGTGCGGTACTGGTTTATGGGCTTCATGGTGACTTCCGGAGACACTTCAGCATGGGCAAT GAAGTGCTCCAGAACCGGGTTCTGGATGCCCGGATCTTTCACACTGAGTTTGGTTCTGGAGTGGCCATCCTCACAGGGGCCCACCGCTTCACCCTCAGTGCCAATGTGGGTGACCTCAAACTCCGCCGGATGCCAGAGGTGCCAG GTCTGCAAAGTGCACCCTCCTGCTGGACTACGCTGTGCCAGGACCGAGTGGCACACATTCTTCTGGCTGTGGGGCCCGATCTTTATCTCTTGGACCATGCAGCCTGCTCCTCAGTG ACGCCCCCTGGCCTGGCCCCAGGAGTAAGCAGCTTCCTACAGATGGCTGTCTCCTTCACCTACCGACACCTGGCACTCTTCACAGACACAGGCTACATCTGGATGGGAACAGCATCACTCAAG GAGAAGCTATGTGAGTTCAACTGCAACATCCGGGCACCTCCAAAGCAGATGGTCTG CACCCACGAGTTCCTGCATGAGGTTCCAG CGGCCAGCGAGGAGATCTTCAAAATTGCCTCAATGGCCCCCGGGGCGCTGCTCCTGGAGGCTCAGAAGGAGTATGAG AAAGAGAGCCAGAAGGCGGACGAGTACCTGCGGGAGATCCAGGAGCTGGGCCAGCTGACCCAGGCTGTGCAGCAGTGCATTGAGGCCGCAGGACATGAGCACCAGCCAGACATGCAGAAGAGTCTGCTCAGG GCTGCCTCCTTCGGAAAGTGTTTCCTGGACAGATTTCCACCCGACAGCTTCGTGCACATGTGTCAGGACCTGCGTGTGCTCAATGCTGTTCGGGACTATCACATTGGGATCCCGCTCACCTATAGCCA ATACAAGCAGCTCACCATCCAGGTGCTACTGGACAG GCTTGTGTTGCGGAGACTTTACCCCCTGGCCATCCAGATATGCGAGTACTTGCGCCTTCCTGAAGTACAGGGCGTCAGCAGGATCCTGGCCCACTGGGCCTGCTACAAG GTTCAACAGAAGGATGTCTCAGATGAGGATGTGGCTCGAGCCATTAACCAGAAGCTGGGGGACACGCCTGGTGTCTCTTACTCCGACATTGCTGCACGAGCCTATGGCTGTGGCCGCACAGAGCTGGCCATCAAG CTGCTGGAGTATGAGCCACGCTCAGGGGAGCAGGTACCCCTTCTCCTAAAGATGAAGAGGAGCAAACTGGCACTAAGCAAGGCCATTGAGAGCGGGGACACTGATCTGG TTTTCACGGTGTTGCTGCACCTGAAGAATGAGCTAAACCGAGGAGATTTTTTCATGACCCTTCGAAATCAGCCCATGGCCCTGAGTTTGTACCGACAG TTCTGTAAGCATCAGGAGCTAGAGACGCTGAAGGACCTTTACAATCAGGATGACAATCACCAGGAATTGGGCAGCTTCCACATCCGAGCCAGCTATGCTGCAGAAGAG CGTATTGAGGGGCGAGTAGCAGCTCTGCAAACAGCCGCCGATGCTTTCTACAAGGCCAAGAATGAGTTTGCAGCCAAG GCTACAGAGGATCAAATGCGACTCCTACGGCTGCAGCGGCGCCTAGAAGATGAGCTGGGGGGCGAGTTCCTAGACCTGTCTCTACATGACACGGTTACCACCCTCATTCTTGGCGGTCACAACAAGCGTGCAGAGCAGCTGGCACGTGATTTCCGCATCCCTGACAAGAG GCTCTGGTGGCTGAAGCTGACTGCCCTGGCAGATTTGGAAGACTGGGAAGAGCTAGAGAAGTTTTCCAAGAGCAAGAAATCACCCATTGGCTACCTG CCTTTTGTGGAGATCTGCATGAAACAACACAACAAATACGAAGCCAAGAAGTATGCTTCCCGTGTGGGTCCCGAGCAGAAGGTCAAGGCTTTGCTTCTTGTTGG CGATGTGGCTCAGGCTGCAGATGTGGCCATCGAACACCGGAGTGAGGCTGAGCTGAGCCTCGTATTATCCCACTGCACGGGAGCCACAGATGGGGCCACAGCTGACAAGATTCAACGGGCCAGGGCACAAGCCCAGAAGAAGTGA